The following are from one region of the Plasmodium cynomolgi strain B DNA, chromosome 1, whole genome shotgun sequence genome:
- a CDS encoding NOL1/NOP2/sun family methyltransferase (putative), with amino-acid sequence MEATMSAKEDVPYYDNTNLLQKNENFFNYYIHQKIINENEVENFMTVINTELPITFRVLNNNKYSKFIHENIKKKLEHLCKDNYAITKLNEEDQMYEIYLTRSQIKKDENYKNLYNYLINLNETPGSKTAQIVDYMHLISKRNVKNYLIRKFIQRNSSPLHGSLGGARAAEREGNANLIGDGSSVDGDGSSVYGDDSSVGGDDNSVDGDDNIERGKGRSESGVRLNSSHANPPSAEKKQLHRSLQDALDGNQYDDELFKYILNADNNLYGHYKKLISNSNPSGVVIANDANFKRCCMLFHRLKNIHSNCLVVTNNNAINFPYIYVKDDEGNTNEKRYFDSVLCDVPCSGDGTLRKDRNIWLNWNPFNAYNLFQMQVSILKRSIELTKEGGNIVYSTCSLNPIENEAVICEIFNSIENRNCLKLINFGNELIDKLNFKPGLTEWKVMMDDQWFDTYEQYCNYLQNKEHGKYKKIYDKIQLGMFPPEEEFMNEINLKYVKRFFPHHYNAGGFFIAVIKKCGKLQWKEEKKKKKKKIYTKLKKADKDEYRKKYKYRRHKKRSKKKDKGKNGDIIPPHEVNQNCSEQNGSAESMDGVVLISDYVPKEVRQSGHAKLSSLDSNNLHMMSNNAQKVDQNDVEDNYNVIDIDDVMTSYNVVTSNEVTKKYNLIDNDDLSNNYNMIDSDDMVRSFQPAGGHGGDVISLINRRSEEALRSYMGGEVGSTSECKMGSEREEESDAEKEEENGEECDPQNGEENDPKNEAENDPKSEAEAGGGQREERKMTKQQEYVSLEYYEKLRPTHDLLNKVKNYFNLNDNFMSIKNNLYIHLKDDSNFAKLSIDERINVNIKKINLVSKHTKDILECYTKIKLKIISAGITVIQIDKNKKNGVENYYRINYSGCLNFLPFFKDVDTFLLDRTCREEIIKSYFAPVYENEQRVFDFEGYMDQLIGERKSTLSRGAARGGEAKAKAAGEGEDKAGVKKEGEADVKKEGEADVKKEGEADVKKEGEADKENKDKVEKKEGQAEVKKEGEAKEENQNEPSVENTNEPIAENTNEPIAENTNEPIVDHQEVQSDVNTIWVKSDAILDLIKVDKSKINNITKETIRQTAKLTKHSPNILLTLNRNKQILAIPANKGNLFVDISIDKNSIIMLPYILN; translated from the exons ATGGAGGCAACGATGTCGGCCAAGGAAGACGTCCCATACTACGACAACACCAACCTGctacagaaaaatgaaaacttctTTAACTATTATATCcatcaaaaaataatcaacgaaaatgaagtggaaaattttatgacaGTTATAAACACAGAATTACCAATCACATTTCGCGTTCTCAACAACAACAAGTACAGTAAATTTATTCacgaaaatataaaaaagaaattggaACATCTTTGCAAGGACAACTATGCGATTACCAAGTTGAATGAAGAGGACCAGATGTATGAGATATACTTGACGAGGTCCCAAATTAAGAAagatgaaaattataaaaatttgtacaacTATTTAATAAACTTAAATGAGA CTCCTGGCTCTAAGACTGCTCAGATTGTGGATTACATGCATCTCATTAGCAAAAGgaatgtgaaaaattatttaattcgGAAGTTTATTCAGCGGAACTCGTCCCCTTTGCACGGGTCCCTTGGGGGCGCGCGCGCTGCCGAGAGGGAAGGGAACGCCAATTTAATCGGCGATGGTAGCAGTGTGGACGGCGATGGTAGCAGTGTGTACGGCGATGATAGCAGCGTGGGAGGCGATGATAACAGCGTGGACGGAGATGATAACATCGAACGTGGAAAGGGCCGCAGCGAAAGTGGCGTCCGCCTGAATAGCAGTCATGCAAATCCTCCCTCTGCGGAGAAAAAACAGCTGCACAGAAGCCTGCAGGACGCACTAGACGGCAACCAATACGACGATGAACTGTTTAAGTACATCCTAAACGCAGACAACAATTTGTATGGACACTACAAGAAACTGATTTCGAACAGCAATCCCAGCGGAGTCGTCATCGCGAATGATGCCAACTTTAAGAGGTGCTGCATGTTATTCCATCggctaaaaaatatacacagcAATTGTCTAGTAGTAACAAACAACAACGCGATTAACTTTCCTTATATTTATGTCAAAGATGATGAGGGAAATACAAATGAGAAGAGATACTTCGACTCGGTTTTGTGTGATGTCCCATGCAGTGGAGATGGGACTCTTCGAAAGGATAGAAATATCTGGTTAAATTGGAACCCATTTAATGcctataatttatttcaaatgCAAGtgagcattttaaaaaggtccATCGAATTGACCAAGGAAGGTGGGAACATTGTATACAGCACATGCTCACTAAACCCGATTGAAAATGAGGCCGTCATTtgcgaaatttttaattcgaTAGAAAATAGGAACTGTCTCAAATTAATCAATTTTGGGAATGAACTTAtagataaattaaattttaaaccAGGGCTAACTGAATGGAAAGTGATGATGGACGATCAGTGGTTTGATACGTATGAACAGTATTGTaattatttgcaaaataagGAACAtgggaaatataaaaaaatttacgacaAAATACAACTTGGGATGTTTCCTCCGGAAGAGGAATTCATGAATGAGATTAACTTGAAATACGTGAAgcgattttttcctcatcattACAACGCGGGGGGGTTCTTCATAGcagttattaaaaaatgcggAAAGCTCCAgtggaaggaagaaaaaaaaaaaaaaaaaaaaaaaatttacacgaAATTGAAGAAGGCGGATAAGGATGAGTACAGGAAAAAGTACAAATATAGAAGACATAaaaagagaagcaaaaaaaaggacaagggaaaaaatggagacatTATTCCCCCCCATGAGGTAAATCAAAATTGtagtgaacaaaatgggagtgCCGAATCGATGGATGGTGTTGTTCTCATTTCTGATTATGTTCCCAAAGAGGTCAGGCAAAGTGGCCATGCGAAATTATCCTCCTTAGACAGTAATAACCTACACATGATGAGCAACAACGCACAGAAGGTGGACCAAAACGATGTGGAAGATAATTACAACGTAATCGATATTGACGATGTGATGACTAGCTACAACGTTGTGACGAGCAACGAAGTTACGAAGAAGTACAACCTGATTGACAATGACGATCTGAGCAATAACTACAACATGATAGACAGTGACGACATGGTGAGGAGTTTCCAGCCCGCTGGAGGACACGGAGGGGATGTAATAAGTCTCATCAATAGGCGGAGTGAGGAGGCGCTGCGCAGTTACATGGGTGGCGAGGTCGGCAGCACGTCGGAGTGTAAAATGGGGAGCGAAAGGGAAGAGGAAAGTGacgcagaaaaggaagaagaaaatggggaggaaTGTGACCCGCAAAACGGGGAGGAAAATGATCCGAAAAACGAGGCGGAAAATGATCCGAAAAGCGAGGCGGAAGCGGGAGGAGGCCAGCGGGAAGAGCGCAAAATGACCAAGCAACAAGAATACGTAAGTCTGGAGTACTACGAAAAGCTGCGCCCAACGCACGACCTTctaaataaagtaaaaaattatttcaaccTGAATGACAACTTTATGTCcattaaaaataacttaTATATTCATCTCAAGGATGACTCCaactttgcaaaattatCGATCGACGAGAGGATCAATGTGaacatcaaaaaaataaatttggtAAGCAAACACACAAAGGATATCCTAGAGTGctacacaaaaataaaactaaagATAATCAGTGCAGGGATCACTGTTATCCAGATagataagaataaaaagaatggaGTGGAAAACTATTACCGAATAAACTACAGTGGGTGCCTGAATTTCTTGCCCTTCTTTAAAGACGTGGATACGTTTTTGCTGGACAGGACATGTAGGGAGGAAATTATCAAAAGTTATTTTGCTCCTGTTTATGAGAATGAGCAGAGGGTGTTTGACTTTGAAGGATACATGGACCAGTTGATCGGGGAGCGGAAGAGCACTCTGTCCAGGGGCGCGGccagggggggagaggccaAAGCGAAGGCGGcaggagaaggggaagataaGGCGGGTGTGAAGAAGGAAGGTGAGGCagatgtgaagaaggaaggTGAGGCagatgtgaagaaggaaggTGAGGCagatgtgaagaaggaaggTGAGGCGGATAAAGAAAACAAAGACAAagtggagaagaaggagggaCAAGCTGAAGTGAAGAAGGAAGGCGAggcaaaagaggaaaacCAAAACGAACCCAGCGTGGAGAACACAAACGAACCCATCGCGGAGAACACAAACGAACCCATCGCGGAGAACACAAACGAACCCATCGTGGACCACCAAGAAGTGCAGAGTGACGTAAACACCATTTGGGTGAAAAGCGATGCCATCTTGGATCTCATAAAAGTAGATAAGtcgaaaataaataacatcaCGAAAGAGACCATTAGGCAGACGGCAAAGCTGACCAAACATTCCCCCAATATTCTGTTAACCCTAAATAGGAATAAGCAAATTTTGGCCATCCCTGCAAATAAAGGAAACTTATTTGTAGACATCAGCATTGATAAGAACTCCATCATAATGTTGCCATACATCTTAAACTAG
- a CDS encoding hypothetical protein (putative) — protein MRDKEETAESRRLLFPKQTDWSQINFTFLVFVLGIKTVFCILLFIYNHVLLFFIFFMSTVISLYALVVNTFKALTLYIVILTSILTSIFLSLFNIIHVDYISSVFKEVFLSTVSYSVLPLFILELFVAIIYTCLKRRRRGYIEKRLRELKIIIDGRRNKEKGEKLLSLQIDLEKNELNTYDKTYKYYLTNYKNKKYICIEKNTDYSSDEEDPRTHHIGNDYIDYNTISSKCSTLKNQQCSSGKKHFQAEKNANKGSPQSDSLSYYHVSEDLSFIHSGIKKYAKQNEKSHAKEKKSRGKGQTERDTHTPGSCGDGYGSHMHSASPHTKDRERQWSNDKHSITDKDYTILFLTQQIERCNSKTMSNTWTETLPNHTPDQGENSKKGSAEYIKNSFSLENSEVNYIIENFIEKNKEEGTQSVDPLFDVTKQTEQQNGTGDTAQKMDELDMGSKSRQMNDGLAQKEVPQDGTPQDAAPQDETPLDETPLGTFDYTPLPNVENQAEETNVQNDEEKGDDLLSHMTSQVEEELMKIMTSQRSDHEEAIYAECKTEEKDSGQFADVEDHHDHICAKFEAQKNNQGDELHSTTSEIEANQKSQSGAGEVDPNDIPNRTHNPLFYGATNMEEETEQVNGTNEQELLMGEQYDKFKNAEMGTQENSQSEVTPVVSPTNQAGEHTGKVAATHDGESYLEVQLKLEEEIKEQREEKSEEQSEEQSEEQSGHQSEEQWNELPTEKPSELPSGGAFQSPIELPSYLPVKLQSGKPSQFHIEQLAALPSSPVSSIPNGKEEKDDGDEDNGYSQSDNTSESKKTHEAEKQVRNFLCTNLEETNLLRSANYAVDTKEWIKLEKEDIEMLKQSVNIDNIEHIPIDDFYTKNIKERGANLFSYSIHSSNMSEFLKIGVDQKACASWGAQQEESLTSSDDICKKINFTNLENKKNTYVTLFDDGVILPLGGINEKEKVMEWMNRQQMWTSHLDCNKMDSMHESSHEEGANQTGEENPSNDFQPIEDSHQKWSEKEQLDDGKEKESSGKGPYPFAQLQISSSNAFSSNLYTTEHGGYSNYEEVIKDNSNIAEAFLNSAMYGEKSEMGRSNISDELPPSSFYNQNDNIILNYSSCNDDTQSVPNSSLILVKGEHGTKESENSISIFNRGNDTNSGNTNEPAKCMDDKDTNKKQNDTQNTGSNDMCETTSIFKQRKSFFENLKKDKSLSSHPAKISLSNERNVLRKVSGKSEGEVLNSNSSINQHKKGNIPVEESNMNSSTPEGEDNQTSTELPPEKFAKLKKAKNINDNFYIINDKLKSIGKEKKDTSVMGISPNEQLTPSNDLAGSSTPDLPNQVKENEMGKAKSIDEMGEEKIIDEIANSESKQKITQHFVIYDQSDLATPSKKLDEGTPTMGEPHNLEKKKIEGTASNTVINLNYCTINSRAGIHIKDGKKYMFSSATQLSKDIFINSGNAEKIIHDVKTEGSYHKASLLSQVKEVPTFGSNEEPSFQHRKKKFTELKNKTTPMNSNPMNSNPMNSNPMNSNHMNSNPMNSNPMNDDTPPAEVTNSKLSAFADMNSDDTKKVLPSEHMQSEHMRNEHVSSEVMNSEACPYSGGLLPPADKSLLTGSTQIDKLKDDFLNMNSCDSSVMYRDFMDAMNSEGRPEVEQVEGAEVEEVKEEEVEVEEEEEVEKAEVEEQVEEAEMEEQVDAVPELVEVISEQMKVPSEPLEATSKSVEAPPEQAGNNLPHGTSHTAEEEADAQMEEGPKSNGPNDAALESENLYVLDDLPTQKAHLEMEKTNAMGNTNPSYDVSSDVHTDKHEAGEANAASDHLKEDQSPDTATDVKENYTNEMCTKNGADEQPFSDDKAEREEKPNEELTAKEILQEELTTKDNFERDETEPSYPHEEDTPLGEAAIYEGNEIPPVKEKKEDITSSPTEQALDNLENIIDPPMVEASTGGGEPKEEVPPDEENSGDEIVDHNNHIDASEKAKEGLNESQTASKLNQERAKNYKNKKNNKRRNKRR, from the exons ATGCGCGACAAGGAGGAGACGGCAGAGAGCAGGCGGCTTTTGTTTCCGAAACAGACAGACTGGAGCCAAATCAATTTTACCTTCCTAGTATTTGTACTGGGAATCAAAACGgtgttttgcattttattatttatatacaacCATGtgttgctattttttatattcttcatGTCCACAGTCATTTCGCTGTACGCACTGGTTGTAAACACCTTCAAAGCATTAACCCTATACATAGTCATTTTAACGTCCATCCTAACATCGATCTTTTTGTCTCTATTTAATATCATACACGTAGATTATATATCTAGCGTTTTTAAAGAGGTGTTTCTCTCCACTGTGTCATATTCAGTGTTACCCTTGTTCATATTAGAATTATTTGTAGCGATTATTTACACATGtttgaaaaggagaagaagaggatACATCGAAAAACGTTTaagggaattaaaaataatcatcgatggaaggagaaacaaagagaaaggagaaaaactcCTATCGTTGCAAATcgatttggagaaaaatgaactgAACACATATGACAAGACGTATAAGTACTACTTGACtaattacaaaaacaaaaagtacaTCTGCATTGAGAAGAATACTGATTATTCCAGTGATGAGGAGGATCCAAGAACCCATCACATCGGAAACGACTACATCGATTACAATACCATTTCGTCCAAGTGCTCAACTTTGAAGAATCAGCAATGTAGCAGTGGTAAAAAACACTTCCaagcggaaaaaaacgcaaataAAGGATCTCCCCAAAGTGACTCCCTGTCCTACTACCACGTCAGCGAGGATTTAAGTTTTATCCATTcgggaattaaaaaatatgctaaaCAGAACGAAAAAAGTCAtgcgaaagagaaaaaatcgaGAGGAAAGGGGCAAACGGAAAGGGATACCCACACTCCTGGTAGTTGTGGTGATGGTTATGGTAGTCACATGCACAGTGCGAGCCCTCACACGAAGGATAGGGAGCGCCAATGGAGCAATGACAAGCATAGTATTACTGATAAGGACTACACCATCTTG TTCCTAACGCAGCAGATCGAACGATGTAATAGCAAAACCATGTCTAACACCTGGACGGAGACTCTACCAAATCACACACCAGATCAGGGAGAGAATTCCAAAAAGGGTTCCGcagaatatataaaaaattcattttcgttGGAAAATTCCGaagtaaattatataattgaaaattttatcgaAAAGAACAAGGAAGAAGGCACACAAAGTGTAGATCCCCTGTTTGACGTCACCAAACAGACtgaacaacaaaatggaacaggGGATACTGCACAGAAGATGGACGAATTAGACATGGGAAGCAAAAGCAGGCAGATGAATGACGGCCTCGCACAGAAAGAGGTGCCACAGGATGGAACACCACAGGATGCGGCACCGCAGGATGAGACCCCATTGGATGAGACCCCACTGGGAACATTCGACTATACCCCGTTACCAAATGTAGAGAACCAGGCGGAAGAAACGAATGTACAAAAtgacgaagaaaaaggggacgaTCTATTGAGCCACATGACCTCCCAGGTAGAGGAAGAACTGATGAAAATTATGACAAGCCAGAGAAGTGATCACGAGGAGGCAATTTACGCAGAATGCAAAACTGAGGAAAAGGACTCCGGTCAATTTGCGGACGTAGAAGATCATCATGATCATATCTGTGCAAAGTTCGAAGCacagaaaaataatcagGGGGACGAGCTTCATTCAACTACGAGTGAGATAGAGGCGAACCAAAAAAGCCAATCGGGTGCCGGAGAAGTGGATCCAAATGACATACCTAATAGGACGCATAATCCCCTATTTTATGGCGCCACCAACATGGAGGAGGAAACAGAACAAGTGAACGGAACGAATGAACAGGAACTGTTGATGGGTGAACAGTAtgacaaatttaaaaatgcagaaatggGTACACAGGAAAATTCCCAAAGTGAGGTGACACCCGTAGTTAGCCCAACAAATCAAGCGGGTGAGCACACCGGAAAGGTAGCGGCTACGCATGATGGAGAGTCCTACCTGGAAGTGCAGCTCAAGCtggaggaagaaatcaaAGAACAGCGGGAGGAGAAGTCGGAGGAGCAGTCAGAGGAGCAGTCGGAGGAGCAGTCAGGGCATCAGTCGGAGGAGCAATGGAACGAGCTTCCCACGGAGAAGCCATCCGAATTGCCATCAGGGGGGGCTTTCCAATCACCCATCGAGTTGCCGTCCTATTTGCCCGTAAAACTTCAATCCGGGAAACCATCCCAGTTTCACATAGAACAGCTCGCAGCCCTCCCAAGCTCCCCTGTGTCAAGCATTCCAaacggaaaagaagaaaaggacgaTGGGGATGAAGACAACGGGTACAGCCAAAGTGACAACACCTCGGAGtcgaaaaaaacacatgaaGCTGAAAAGCAGGTGAGAAATTTCCTCTGTACCAATTTAGAGGAGACCAATCTGCTAAGGAGTGCAAATTACGCGGTAGATACAAAGGAATGGATAAAGCTAGAAAAAGAAGACATAGAAATGTTGAAGCAATCTGTTAATATCGACAACATTGAGCACATACCAATTGAtgatttttacacaaaaaatataaaagaacgTGGTGCTAATCTGTTTTCCTACTCCATTCATTCGAGTAACATGTCTGAATTTCTCAAAATCGGGGTGGACCAAAAGGCATGTGCTAGCTGGGGTGCACAACAGGAGGAGAGCCTGACCAGCAGTGACgacatatgcaaaaaaataaatttcacaaatttggaaaataagaaaaatactTATGTCACCCTTTTTGATGATGGAGTTATCCTCCCCCTAGGGGGCAttaacgaaaaggaaaaggtcATGGAATGGATGAACCGCCAACAAATGTGGACCTCCCATTTGGACTGTAACAAAATGGATTCAATGCACGAATCTTCTCATGAGGAAGGAGCTaaccaaacgggggaagaaaaccCATCGAATGACTTCCAACCGATTGAGGATTCCCATCAAAAGTGGAGTGAAAAGGAGCAACTAGAtgatggaaaagaaaaagagtcCAGTGGAAAAGGCCCATATCCATTCGCACAACTCCAAATCAGTAGTAGTAACGCCTTCAGTTCTAACTTATACACAACGGAACACGGGGGGTATAGCAATTACGAGGAGGTCATAAAGGATAACTCGAATATTGCAGAGGCCTTTCTCAATAGTGCTATGTATGGGGAGAAGAGCGAAATGGGCAGAAGTAACATCAGCGATGAACTTCCCCCAAGTAGCTTCTACAACCAGAACGACAATATAATCCTTAATTACAGCAGTTGTAATGATGACACCCAGAGTGTGCCAAATAGCTCCCTCATTCTCGTCAAAGGGGAACATGGCACGAAAGAATCAGAGAACTCGATAAGCATCTTCAATCGGGGGAACGACACGAACAGCGGTAACACCAATGAACCTGCTAAATGTATGGACGATAAAGATacgaataaaaaacaaaacgataCGCAGAACACTGGTAGTAATGACATGTGCGAAACTACGTCCATATTTAAACAACGGAAATCCTTCttcgaaaatttaaaaaaagacaagTCGTTGAGCAGCCACCCCGCAAAAATATCGCTCAGCAATGAAAGGAACGTCCTCAGAAAGGTGAGTGGCAAAAGTGAGGGAGAAGTCCTCAACTCCAACTCGTCAATAAatcaacacaaaaaagggaacatcCCAGTAGAAGAAtcaaatatgaacagttccACCCCCGAAGGGGAAGATAATCAGACGAGCACAGAACTCCCTCcagaaaaatttgcaaagttaaagaaagcgaaaaatataaatgacaatttttacatcatAAATGACAAGCTGAAGAGCATCGgtaaggaaaagaaggacaCGTCTGTTATGGGCATATCTCCAAATGAGCAGCTAACACCCTCAAACGATCTAGCAGGTAGCAGTACACCCGATCTACCAAACCAGGttaaagaaaacgaaatgggaaaagcaaaaagcaTTGACGaaatgggggaagaaaaaatcatcgATGAAATAGCCAACTCTGAGagtaagcaaaaaataacgcaACATTTTGTCATTTACGATCAAAGCGATTTGGCAACGCCCAGTAAAAAACTGGATGAAGGAACGCCAACCATGGGGGAACCCCacaacttggaaaaaaaaaaaatcgaaggaACCGCATCCAACACGGTAATCAACCTGAACTACTGCACTATTAATTCGAGAGCGGGAATACATATAAAAGacggcaaaaaatatatgttcagTTCGGCTACCCAACTGAGTAAagatattttcataaattcgggaaatgcagaaaaaattattcacgaTGTAAAAACTGAAGGCAGTTATCACAAGGCATCTCTGCTTAGCCAAGTTAAGGAGGTTCCCACGTTTGGTAGCAATGAAGAACCCAGCTTCCagcacaggaaaaaaaaattcacagaattgaaaaacaaaaccacTCCTATGAATAGCAATCCCATGAATAGCAATCCCATGAATAGCAATCCCATGAATAGCAATCATATGAATAGCAATCCTATGAATAGCAATCCTATGAATGACGACACCCCCCCCGCGGAAGTTACAAATTCGAAGCTGAGTGCATTCGCCGACATGAACTCAGACGACACGAAGAAAGTCTTGCCAAGTGAACACATGCAAAGCGAACACATGCGAAACGAACACGTGTCCAGCGAGGTGATGAACTCGGAAGCGTGCCCCTACTCCGGCGGTTTGTTGCCTCCTGCTGATAAATCACTTCTCACGGGATCTACACAGATAGACAAATTAAAGGACGATTTTTTGAATATGAATTCCTGCGACAGCAGCGTCATGTATAGGGACTTCATGGATGCAATGAATTCGGAGGGGCGTCCGGAGGTGGAACAGGTGGAAGGGGCAGAAGTGGAAGAGgtaaaagaggaagaggtagaagtggaagaagaagaagaagtggaaaaGGCAGAAGTGGAAGAACAAGTGGAAGAGGCagaaatggaagaacaaGTGGATGCAGTTCCAGAACTAGTAGAAGTTATTTCAGAACAGATGAAAGTTCCTTCTGAGCCGTTGGAAGCCACTTCCAAGTCAGTGGAGGCGCCCCCCGAACAGGCAGGTAATAACCTCCCACATGGAACATCGCACACCGCAGAGGAAGAGGCAGATGCACAGATGGAGGAGGGGCCTAAATCAAACGGCCCAAACGATGCAGCTCTGGAGAGCGAAAATCTCTACGTGCTGGACGATCTGCCCACACAAAAGGCACACctagaaatggaaaaaacaaacgctATGGGGAATACGAACCCTAGCTATGACGTATCATCCGATGTGCACACAGATAAGCATGAGGCGGGCGAGGCAAATGCCGCAAGTGATCATTTGAAAGAGGACCAATCACCCGACACTGCAACGGACGTGAAGGAAAATTACACAAACGAAATGTGCACAAAGAATGGCGCAGATGAACAACCCTTTAGTGATGACAAGGCGGAGAGAGAAGAGAAGCCGAACGAGGAGTTAACTGCTAAGGAAATATTGCAAGAAGAACTCACAACAAAGGACAACTTCGAAAGGGACGAAACAGAGCCAAGTTACCCACACGAAGAGGACACTCCACTGGGGGAAGCAGCTATATATGAAGGTAACGAAATACCCCccgtaaaagaaaaaaaagaggacatCACTTCATCGCCCACAGAACAAGCGCTAGAcaatttagaaaatataatcgaCCCCCCCATGGTAGAAGCAAGCACCGGGGGTGGCGAACCAAAGGAGGAAGTGCCCCCAGATGAAGAAAACAGTGGCGACGAAATTGTTGACCATAATAACCATATAGATGCCTCTGAGAAGGCAAAAGAGGGACTGAATGAAAGTCAAACTGCATCCAAACTTAACCAGGAAAGGGCtaagaattataaaaataaaaaaaacaataaacgGAGGAATAAAAGAAGATGA